A section of the Acanthochromis polyacanthus isolate Apoly-LR-REF ecotype Palm Island chromosome 1, KAUST_Apoly_ChrSc, whole genome shotgun sequence genome encodes:
- the kmt2e gene encoding LOW QUALITY PROTEIN: inactive histone-lysine N-methyltransferase 2E (The sequence of the model RefSeq protein was modified relative to this genomic sequence to represent the inferred CDS: inserted 1 base in 1 codon) — protein MSIVIPVGVDTADTSYLDMAAGSEPESVEASPVVVEKSSYPHQIYSSSSHHSHSYIGLPYADHNYGARPPPTPPASPPPSMLIRQGEGGLFVPGGXDEASRGTTLSTSEDGSYGADITRCICGFTHDDGYMICCDKCSAWQHIDCMGIDRQNIPETYLCERCQPRHLDRERAILLQTRKRECLSDGDTSATESGDEVPLELYSTFQHTPTTITLTTGRLGNKQADKKRKKSGEKEPPATSARAKKAFREGSRKSSRVKGAAPEQEPTEHPSLWENKIKTWMERYEEASSNQYSEDVQVLLRVKEQGDGKSLAYNTHPASFKPPVESQVQKNKKILKAVRDLAPDSLIIEYRGKFMLRQQFEANGYFFKRPYPFVLFYSKFDGLEMCVDARSFGNEARFIRRSCTPNSEVRHVIEDGMLHLYIYSLRPITKGTEITIGFDFDYGSCKYKVDCACVKGNQECPVLKHNLEPTENLGSGGRRRGSRKDKELSRDDQGQNQNMGLDGEGKSKSIGDSKQRKLSPLRLSISNNQDPELFEDLEDKTSVSNEVEMESEEQIAERRRKMANPAEQSHLPVGAASSWRGLKLKETREERKMEAILQAFARMEKREKRREQALERIGSIKSEVGGRSDIKEEPPATPEMADSPAVMQPLLEVKEEPGLKPAKVKGSRNRKSFSRNRTHIGQQRRRARTISTCSDLPPGSPAESVEPLTNEAPEGETPTVPEPEAISSQAPDTSPPHSSSPAPDRSRTGSKSFKTKKHFVSEWVGEKQQDRCAVRTPEPAPERPLRISSDPEVLATQLNALPGMACSPQVYSTPKHYVRFSSPFLANRSPTAPGVPTGRRRSRELPETPPTTGSCKKRWLKQALEEEGSTSPARRPSLLMPGEGPLSPSINGDSDSPLPYNGTCSLPELPTPLKKRRLSPLDACMSESSTPYGSPCATPTRTDQLETPATPVLLATPPRPRTEEPSSEPAPSTPTQTLNAPQESESSVESSPEVSRKPCVQEADRPPSLVSSPCVRAPSSDGPPTEVKVSVPESPQPPSAESTDCGEDRADGGAVEGISEASSSAETCPSSYPGWIKSPERGPTGPAGLNFSPVNSNLRDLTPSHTLEPLAAPFRPEAAAGAAAGPAAGTGALVGSQPPFSEGQGQLFYPCSEEGSSLGFSRSLNGDGSGDGGGSAQNPPQKKKVSLLEYRKRQREARRSGSKTECSSPVSTVPPLTVDAFPVAVETSSESPLPPAPTAVCNATTTTTTSSTPTPTVKEPQTSEEAEAAGDKGEKEGGEGQWTSSTSVEQARERSYHRALLLSKDKDTDGETEGGDTPAPRECASPSLQKTPTHTPCSPGPLVQPPSRSAKEEDADGQPRTPNPTSQPPNKPAGPKPAPLTPTKLHPTPLPSSPVHYPGSSLLHSPKPQPQGSPYRSQRALFSAQPQNQPQPQAQTGPAAFPQYNNQSAPPPPPPPPPAPPVSTAYFPSQSPSPAGPFSGFKPAVTQPYPPGSQPLMQTLPLSVHYQSSAAPPPPPPPPPHPIPGPTLLHVNLQPPPPIQQHQLMLSTAPPPPPPPQGQTSQQQQPPPSGGTLLSLTPPPPPPPPPPAPSTSTPMQPHHYQNLGGFQPGLLHPGGAANPSVPPSTYPPPLQQTGLPPPPPPPPQQTQQGQAQATASQMPSGTRGAPASSTPFHSSGYLSTGWH, from the exons ATGAGCATAGTCATCCCAGTAGGGGTGGACACAGCAGACACCTCATACCTGGACATGGCTGCGGGCTCAGA ACCAGAATCGGTGGAGGCCAGCCCTGTGGTGGTGGAGAAGTCCAGCTACCCGCACCAGATTTACAGCAGCAGTTCTCACCATTCCCACAGTTACATTGGCCTGCCTTACGCT GACCATAACTATGGGGCGCGGCCCCCACCTACGCCGCCAGCCTCCCCGCCCCCCTCCATGTTAATCCGACAAGGAgagggggggctgtttgttccTGGGG AGGACGAAGCATCCAGGGGCACCACGCTCAGCACCTCAGAGGATGGCAGCTACGGGGCTGACATCACCCGCTGCATCTGTGGCTTCACCCATGACGATGGCTACATGATCTGTTGTGACAAGTGCAG TGCCTGGCAGCATATAGACTGCATGGGCATAGATCGGCAGAACATTCCTGAGACCTACCTGTGTGAACGCTGCCAACCACGACACCTGGACAGGGAGAGGGCGATCCTGCTGCAGACGAGGAAAAGGGAGTGTTTGTCTG ATGGGGACACCAGTGCTACAGAGAGTGGAGATGAGGTTCCACTAGAGCTCTACTCCACCTTCCAGCACACGCCTACCACCATCACCCTGACTACTGGGCGCCTTGGCAATAAACAGGCTGATAAAAAGcgcaaaaagagtggtgaaaaagaGCCTCCAGCAACCTCTGCCAGAGCTAAGAAG GCCTTCAGAGAGGGGTCTAGAAAATCCTCAAGAGTGAAG GGTGCAGCTCCAGAGCAGGAGCCAACCGAGCACCCGTCTCTGTGGGAGAACAAGATCAAGACGTGGATGGAGCGTTACGAGGAGGCCAGCAGCAATCAGTACAGTGAGGATGTCCAGGTCCTGTTACGAGTTAAAGAGCAAGGCGACGGCAAGAGCCTGGCGTACAACACGCACCCAGCCTCCTTCAAACCTCCCGTGGAG AGTCAAGTtcagaagaacaagaagatCCTCAAGGCGGTGCGAGACTTGGCCCCAGACTCCCTCATCATTGAGTACAGGGGAAAGTTCATGCTTAGACAGCAGTTTGAGGCCAACGGATACTTCTTCAAGAG gCCATAcccttttgtgttattttattctaaatttgaCGGACTGGAGATGTGTGTAGACGCTCGCAGCTTTGGTAACGAAGCACGTTTCATCCGCCGTTCCTGTACGCCTAATTCTGAA GTACGACATGTCATTGAGGATGGcatgctgcatttatacatCTACTCACTGAGGCCTATCACCAAGGGCACAGAGATCACAATCGGTTTTGATTTTGACTATGGCAGCTG taAATACAAGGTTGACTGTGCCTGTGTGAAGGGGAACCAGGAGTGCCCAGTGCTCAAGCACAACCTAGAGCCCACAGAGAACCTGGGCTCCGGAGGAAGACGCAGAGGGAGTCGCAAGGACAAGGAGCTGTCCCGGGACGACCAGGGTCAGAACCAGAACATGGGTTTGGACGGCGAGGGGAAGAGCAAGAGCATAGGCGACAGCAAACAGAGGAAACTCTCTCCTCTCCGTCTGTCCATCTCAAACAACCAG GATCCTGAGTTATTTGAGGATCTAGAAGACAAAACCTCCGTTAGCAATGAAGTAGAGATGGAGTCAGAGGAGCAGAttgcagagaggaggaggaagatg GCCAACCCAGCGGAGCAGTCCCATCTCCCTGTCGGGGCGGCTTCAAGCTGGAGGGGACTGAAACTCAAGGAG ACAcgagaggagaggaagatggaggccattctgcaAGCATTCGCCCGaatggagaagagagagaaacgAAGGGAGCAAGCCCTGGAGAGAATCGGTAGCATAAAGTCAGAGGTTGGGGGCCGCAGTGACATAAAGGAGGAACCTCCAGCCACACCAGAGATGGCAGATTCGCCAGCTGTCATGCAG CCACTTCTGGAGGTAAAAGAGGAGCCTGGACTAAAGCCAGCCAAGGTCAAAGGCTCAAGGAACAGGAAAAGCTTCTCAAGGAACCGCACGCACATCGGCCAACAGCGGCGGCGAGCTCGCACCATCAGCACCTGCTCCGATTTGCCCCCTGGCTCTCCAGCTGAGTCTGTGGAGCCTCTGACCAACGAAGCCCCTGAAGGAGAGACGCCCACTGTGCCAGAGCCGGAGGCCATCTCTTCACAAGCACCGGACACCAGCCCTCCACACAGCAGCTCACCTGCACCTGACAGGAGCCGCACAGGGAGCAAGAGCTTCAAAACTAAAAAG caCTTTGTGAGTGAGTGGGTGGGAGAGAAGCAGCAGGACCGTTGTGCAGTACGAACACCTGAACCAGCCCCAGAGAGGCCGCTGAGAATAAGCAGCGACCCTGAAGTACTTGCCACGCAGCTAAACGCCCTACCAGGCATGGCCTGCTCCCCACAGGTCTACAGCACACCCAAACACTATGTCCGCTTCTCGTCCCCGTTCCTGGCAAACCGCAGCCCCACCGCTCCTGGAGTTCCCACGGGGAGACGGCGTTCCCGAGAACTGCCAGAAACGCCGCCAACCACTGGCTCCTGCAAGAAG CGATGGTTGAAGCAGGCTCTGGAGGAGGAGGGCTCCACCAGCCCTGCCAGACGACCAAGCCTTCTGATGCCCGGTGAGGGCCCTCTAAGCCCCTCCATTAACGGCGACTCTGACAGCCCCCTACCTTACAACGGCACCTGCTCGCTACCAG AGTTGCCCACTCCCTTGAAGAAGCGTCGGTTGAGTCCGTTAGATGCCTGTATGTCAGAGAGCTCGACACCCTACGGTTCTCCTTGTGCCACGCCCACCCGGACAGACCAATTAGAGACGCCTGCGACGCCCGTTTTACTGGCCACGCCGCCACGTCCCCGAACAGAGGAGCCAAGTTCAGAGCCTGCGCCTAGTACCCCAACCCAGACACTTAACGCCCCTCAGGAG AGTGAATCTTCAGTGGAGAGCTCACCAGAGGTCAGCAGGAAACCCTGTGTGCAAGAG GCCGATCGTCCGCCTTCGTTGGTCTCCTCCCCTTGTGTCAGGGCTCCCAGTTCAGACGGACCCCCCACAGAAGTCAAGGTTTCAGTTCCTGAGAGCCCACAACCTCCGTCTGCCGAGTCAACGGACTGTGGAGAGGACAGGGCAGACGGCGGTGCTGTAGAAGGCATTAGTGAGGCTTCCTCGTCTGCAGAAACGTGTCCTTCCTCTTATCCTGGTTGGATAAAAAGCCCAGAGAGAGGCCCGACTGGACCAGCTGGCCTGAACTTCTCTCCAGTCAACTCAAACTTAAGGGACCTCACCCCCTCTCACACCCTGGAGCCTCTGGCTGCTCCATTCAGGCCCGAGGCTGCAGCCGGAGCTGCAGCAGGGCCGGCGGCAGGTACCGGGGCATTGGTTGGCTCTCAACCTCCGTTCAGTGAAGGCCAGGGGCAGCTCTTTTACCCCTGCTCTGAGGAGGGAAGTTCACTTGGCTTCTCGCGCTCGTTGAATGGGGATGGCTCCGGCGATGGAGGAGGGTCAGCACAGAACCCCCCACAGAAGAAAAAG GTTTCCCTGCTGGAGTATCGGAAACGTCAGCGTGAAGCTCGTCGCAGCGGCTCCAAAACCGAGTGCAGCTCTCCTGTTTCCACCGTGCCACCTCTGACTGTGGACGCCTTCCCCGTCGCTGTAGAAACCTCCAGCGAgtctcctctccctcctgctcCCACCGCTGTCTGCAacgccaccaccaccaccaccacctcctctaCCCCTACCCCGACTGTAAAAGAGCCCCAGACAAGTGAGGAGGCTGAGGCTGCTGGAGACAaaggagagaaggaaggaggagagggaCAGTG GACCTCGTCGACTTCTGTGGAACAGGCCAGAGAACGCAGCTACCACAGAGCTCTGCTCCTCagcaaagacaaagacacag acGGCGAGACAGAAGGTGGAGATACACCGGCGCCGAGAGAGTGTGCATCTCCAAGTCTTCAAAAGACCCCGACCCACACG CCCTGCTCTCCCGGCCCTCTTGTCCAACCTCCCAGTCGGTCAGCAAAGGAGGAAGACGCTGACGGTCAGCCTCGAACGCCAAATCCGACCAGTCAGCCACCAAACAAGCCTGCGGGACCCAAGCCGGCCCCTCTGACCCCGACGAAGCTGCACCCCACCCCGCTACCCTCGTCTCCTGTCCACTACCCTGGATCCTCCCTCCTCCATTCCCCCAAACCTCAGCCTCAGGGCTCGCCGTACCGCAGCCAGAGGGCGCTGTTCTCCGCCCAGCCTCAAAACCAACCACAGCCCCAGGCTCAGACTGGACCTGCTGCTTTCCCTCAGTATAACAACCAGAgcgctcctcctccaccacctcctcctccaccagcaCCGCCGGTCTCCACCGCCTACTTTCCCAGCCAGAGCCCCTCCCCTGCCGGGCCTTTTTCCGGGTTCAAACCCGCCGTCACGCAGCCGTATCCTCCAGGATCTCAGCCCCTGATGCAGACTCTTCCCCTCAGTGTGCACTATCAGAGCTCAGCTGCCCCgccgccgcctcctcctccacccccacACCCGATACCCGGCCCCACCCTGCTGCACGTCAACCTGCAGCCTCCTCCCCCCATCCAGCAGCACCAGCTCATGCTGAGCACGGCGCCTCCTCCGCCTCCCCCCCCACAGGGTCAGACCTCCCAACAGCAGCAGCCGCCTCCCTCCGGTGGCACCCTTCTGTCGCTCACCCCTCCGCCGCCTCCCCCTCCGCCTCCCCCCGCCCCCTCCACCAGCACCCCGATGCAGCCCCACCACTATCAGAACTTGGGGGGGTTTCAGCCGGGGTTGTTGCACCCTGGCGGCGCCGCGAACCCCTCGGTGCCCCCATCCACGTACCCCCCGCCCCTCCAGCAGACCGGactgcctcctcctccccctcctcccccccaaCAGACTCAGCAAGGCCAGGCCCAGGCCACCGCCTCCCAGATGCCTTCTGGGACTCGTGGAGCTCCTGCGTCCTCGACCCCCTTCCACAGCTCGGGGTACCTGAGCACAGGGTGGCACTGA